In a single window of the Flavivirga spongiicola genome:
- a CDS encoding amino acid ABC transporter permease, whose product MYKWNWDWVIEYKEQLIEAAYVTIKLNIYIILIGSVIGLLLGLLKRVNFFPIRIITIGFIDIIRTLPALVLLIWFYFCVPIFFQISIDAFTTTVIVLSLNLAVFIAEIVDAGIESVPELHKDYGELLGFSKRNNLRYIVLPIALRNMTPPIVGQYINSIKLSVLASFIAVPELLSVTQDIISQTYRPLEFYTVLAIVFLVILLPGTLLSKRYELKAMMKKSNKGY is encoded by the coding sequence ATGTATAAATGGAATTGGGATTGGGTCATTGAGTATAAGGAACAGCTTATAGAGGCTGCTTATGTCACTATTAAACTTAATATTTATATAATCCTTATTGGGTCAGTAATTGGATTGCTTTTAGGATTGTTGAAGAGAGTTAATTTCTTTCCTATTCGAATTATAACAATTGGATTTATTGATATCATAAGAACACTACCTGCACTAGTGCTTTTAATATGGTTTTATTTTTGTGTTCCTATTTTTTTTCAGATAAGCATAGATGCCTTTACAACTACTGTTATAGTACTTTCTTTGAACTTGGCAGTATTTATTGCTGAAATTGTAGATGCAGGAATTGAATCTGTTCCTGAACTCCATAAAGACTATGGGGAATTACTAGGCTTTTCTAAAAGGAATAATCTTAGATATATTGTTTTACCAATTGCCTTAAGAAATATGACTCCTCCAATAGTTGGTCAATATATTAATAGTATTAAGCTTTCAGTTTTAGCGTCGTTTATTGCAGTTCCAGAATTACTGAGTGTTACACAAGACATCATAAGTCAAACCTATAGACCTCTAGAGTTTTACACAGTATTAGCAATTGTTTTTCTCGTGATTTTATTACCTGGGACGCTTTTGTCAAAACGTTATGAGCTAAAGGCAATGATGAAGAAATCTAATAAGGGGTATTAA
- a CDS encoding class I SAM-dependent methyltransferase, with amino-acid sequence MTNIKPEDLNYHYYSTEQYDRDIVSTIPGYKVLHNEIARIAKNLPPNPRILELGVGTGNTTLAIAQNTKNPNFTLVDFSEKMLNGAKHKLDKLNCKYLLEDYSAIELPQKHDAVICVIGFHHQESDKNKKTMILKIYNSLKRGGLFILGDLMTYDNKEFAAINEAKHYHFLVENAEGEEMLKEWAYHHKYLNSLASKESHIKWMNDVGFSTEVIFEKFNTVLILGKKI; translated from the coding sequence ATGACAAATATAAAACCAGAAGATTTAAATTATCATTATTATTCTACAGAACAATACGATAGGGATATAGTAAGTACAATTCCAGGCTATAAAGTACTGCATAATGAAATTGCTCGTATTGCTAAAAACTTACCTCCTAATCCAAGAATATTAGAACTTGGCGTTGGAACTGGTAATACTACGCTTGCTATTGCCCAAAATACTAAGAACCCGAATTTTACACTTGTTGACTTTTCTGAAAAAATGCTGAATGGTGCTAAACATAAATTAGACAAGCTTAATTGTAAATATCTTTTGGAAGATTATTCAGCCATTGAACTTCCTCAAAAACATGATGCAGTTATATGTGTTATCGGATTTCATCATCAAGAGAGTGACAAAAACAAAAAAACCATGATTCTTAAAATATATAATTCATTAAAAAGAGGTGGACTCTTTATTTTGGGTGATTTAATGACTTATGATAATAAAGAATTCGCTGCCATTAATGAGGCTAAGCATTATCATTTTTTAGTAGAAAATGCGGAAGGTGAAGAGATGCTCAAAGAATGGGCTTATCATCATAAGTATCTTAATAGTTTGGCTTCAAAGGAATCACATATCAAATGGATGAATGACGTAGGGTTTAGTACCGAAGTAATTTTTGAAAAATTCAATACAGTCCTCATATTAGGAAAAAAGATTTAA
- a CDS encoding aminotransferase class V-fold PLP-dependent enzyme encodes MKNLFNHKYFFYDVNLPCGEQRRYVNLDNAATTPPFASVENGVLNDLIEYGSVHRGAGKKSKISTNKYEEARDTVKKFVNARQDDYAVFVPNTTSGINVVAYMFSQIKGKILVSDIEHSSSLIPWMFHEGRHQNKEQVSLEDALKNNTETYNDTILTKGREKVIVHKTKEDFSFNLKDIESVFKENSSKLPDDRIKLLVVTGKSNVTGYRAPIKQMSKIAHMYGAMVLLDACQLLQHEKLDVREEDVDFALFSGHKMYAPFGSGAIVGNKKIFDAFWPYQIGGGNFPYISASGEIVRVKNEQAHESGTPNYVGARALHFSIKQLLNIGFSKIKTHELNLVNRAYIGLKSIKGLILYVNENKDGLLNTSLLIFNLKKFPCRLLAEILNDEYGIGTRAGSYCVYEFSRRIMNVKSDEKILEQAKFGNMSLIPGSVRVSFGLENEEEDVSYLVNAIRTVSGNGVDYYLTKYSQLFNSGEFVKNATA; translated from the coding sequence ATGAAAAACTTGTTCAACCATAAATATTTTTTTTACGATGTTAACTTACCATGTGGAGAGCAGAGAAGGTATGTTAACTTGGATAATGCAGCGACAACACCGCCATTTGCTTCTGTTGAAAATGGTGTGCTAAATGATTTAATTGAATATGGAAGTGTCCATAGAGGCGCTGGTAAAAAATCAAAAATTTCGACTAACAAATATGAAGAAGCTAGAGATACAGTAAAAAAGTTTGTAAATGCAAGACAGGATGATTATGCTGTTTTTGTTCCCAATACGACATCAGGAATTAATGTTGTTGCTTATATGTTTTCTCAAATAAAAGGAAAGATATTAGTTTCTGATATTGAGCATTCCTCTAGTTTAATTCCGTGGATGTTCCATGAAGGAAGGCATCAAAACAAAGAACAAGTATCCTTGGAAGACGCATTAAAAAACAATACGGAAACTTATAATGATACTATTTTAACTAAGGGAAGGGAAAAGGTTATAGTCCATAAGACCAAAGAGGATTTTTCATTTAATCTAAAAGATATTGAAAGCGTATTCAAAGAAAACTCGTCGAAATTACCTGATGACCGAATAAAGCTCTTAGTAGTTACAGGTAAATCGAATGTAACAGGATATAGAGCACCAATTAAACAAATGAGTAAGATTGCACATATGTATGGCGCTATGGTTTTGTTAGATGCTTGTCAATTATTACAACATGAAAAACTTGATGTAAGAGAAGAAGATGTGGATTTTGCTTTGTTTTCAGGGCATAAAATGTATGCTCCGTTTGGATCTGGAGCTATAGTGGGTAACAAGAAAATATTTGATGCATTTTGGCCATACCAAATAGGCGGTGGAAACTTTCCTTATATATCGGCTAGTGGTGAAATAGTAAGAGTGAAAAATGAACAAGCGCATGAATCTGGTACTCCCAACTATGTCGGAGCAAGAGCATTACATTTTTCCATCAAGCAGTTATTAAATATTGGTTTTTCAAAAATCAAAACTCACGAATTAAACTTGGTAAATAGGGCATACATAGGATTAAAATCCATAAAAGGATTAATACTATATGTTAATGAAAATAAGGATGGATTATTGAATACAAGTTTGTTGATTTTTAACCTGAAAAAATTTCCTTGTCGATTATTGGCAGAGATTTTAAATGATGAATATGGAATAGGAACACGTGCAGGATCATATTGTGTCTACGAATTCTCGAGACGAATTATGAATGTAAAATCAGATGAAAAAATTCTTGAACAAGCAAAATTTGGAAATATGTCTTTAATTCCAGGTTCGGTGAGGGTGAGTTTTGGCTTGGAGAATGAAGAAGAAGATGTAAGTTATTTAGTAAATGCTATAAGGACAGTTTCAGGAAATGGAGTTGATTATTATTTAACTAAGTATTCTCAATTATTCAATAGTGGAGAATTTGTAAAGAATGCAACAGCATGA
- a CDS encoding ATP-binding cassette domain-containing protein, translating into MSGDIDRIIVNNLEKRYFPEKGIGPVTITLEVNKIYSIIGPNASGKTTLIRSLCKLEELDKGDIQYVFKSLEEQRLLYSAVFQQAEPWPHLNVYNNIALPLMKSFGLSKKEVKSKVDYEIERFALKDHYKSLPHQLSGGLRQRVVQARTFAMRPKFLFLDEPTSALDPEWTDYFGKLIKNYANEGNMVLIIAHQMNFLKKISDYTFFLDKGLFLEKGTPIEIFNNPKNERLIHFLTNS; encoded by the coding sequence GTGAGTGGAGATATAGATAGGATAATCGTAAATAATCTTGAAAAAAGATATTTTCCTGAAAAAGGTATTGGACCAGTTACTATAACTTTAGAAGTGAATAAAATCTATTCAATTATTGGACCCAACGCCTCTGGTAAAACGACATTGATCAGAAGTCTATGCAAGCTTGAAGAACTAGATAAAGGTGATATTCAATATGTTTTCAAGAGTTTAGAAGAGCAAAGACTACTTTATTCTGCCGTTTTTCAACAAGCGGAACCTTGGCCTCATCTTAATGTATACAATAATATAGCCCTGCCTTTAATGAAGTCCTTTGGTTTGTCCAAAAAGGAAGTTAAAAGCAAAGTAGATTATGAGATTGAGCGGTTTGCTTTAAAAGATCATTATAAGTCTCTACCTCATCAACTGTCTGGCGGATTGAGGCAGAGAGTAGTTCAAGCAAGAACATTTGCTATGAGGCCTAAATTTTTATTTCTCGATGAACCAACCTCAGCTCTAGACCCCGAATGGACGGACTATTTTGGAAAGCTTATAAAAAATTATGCTAATGAAGGTAATATGGTTCTAATAATTGCCCATCAGATGAACTTCCTAAAGAAAATATCTGATTACACTTTTTTCTTGGATAAGGGGCTTTTCTTGGAAAAAGGTACTCCTATTGAAATATTTAATAACCCCAAGAATGAAAGATTAATTCATTTTTTAACTAATTCATGA
- a CDS encoding substrate-binding periplasmic protein — MNRYAKFVFGLTLSLGFIFVGCNNSKDKVSSNKSTNTFGRIIEKNEINVGYFIFEPTIMTNPDTGKLEGVFIDMFEEITKSINPTIKINYLPTTLATFHTELNSKKFDICIGATFATPKRSAVVTFSHPLFYCGYTGITKKENAENYDSWERVDNPDVKVAVLQGSAISDLVRVEFENQKNIVSYSGSDLTLPLAAVGSDQADIGLMNQITVFTYLREHPQLVEVLGNDPLATTYFSWSVRQDDLVWLNFINTSIDYMINSGKMYRFEKEYGVPLMHDKKEYFFPLTDK; from the coding sequence ATGAATAGATATGCAAAATTTGTATTTGGATTAACATTGTCTTTAGGATTTATCTTTGTTGGTTGTAATAATAGTAAAGATAAAGTATCAAGCAATAAATCAACTAACACATTCGGTAGAATTATTGAAAAAAACGAAATTAACGTTGGTTATTTCATTTTTGAACCTACTATTATGACAAATCCTGATACCGGAAAATTAGAGGGTGTTTTTATTGATATGTTTGAAGAAATTACAAAGTCAATAAATCCAACTATTAAGATTAATTACCTGCCTACAACATTAGCAACATTTCATACAGAGTTAAACTCTAAAAAATTTGATATATGTATAGGAGCTACTTTTGCAACACCAAAAAGGTCGGCAGTTGTGACTTTTTCTCATCCATTGTTTTATTGTGGATATACAGGAATTACAAAAAAAGAAAATGCTGAAAATTATGACTCTTGGGAAAGAGTAGACAATCCTGATGTTAAGGTAGCTGTATTACAAGGAAGCGCAATATCTGATTTAGTGAGAGTAGAATTTGAAAATCAAAAAAATATTGTCTCATATAGTGGATCTGATTTGACATTGCCCTTAGCAGCTGTTGGTTCAGATCAGGCAGATATTGGATTGATGAATCAGATTACGGTATTTACATATCTCAGGGAGCATCCCCAATTAGTAGAGGTTTTAGGTAATGACCCATTAGCAACGACATATTTTTCATGGTCCGTTAGACAAGATGACTTAGTCTGGTTGAATTTTATCAATACGAGTATTGACTATATGATCAATTCAGGAAAGATGTACAGGTTTGAAAAGGAATATGGAGTGCCTCTAATGCACGATAAAAAAGAATATTTTTTTCCATTAACGGATAAGTAA